From Lysobacter lycopersici:
AGACGCCGACCAAGCGTTCGCAGGATTGAGGATCTTGCTGTTGTTTTCCGTCATCCCGGCGAAAGCCGGGATCCAGCCTTTGTCGTCATTCCAGCGCAAGCTGGAATCCATGTTGTTCTTGTTGTTGATTCTCGATCATCAAGACAAGATCAAAATGGGTCCCGGCTTTCGCCGGGATGACGAGCATCAAACGGTGTGGTGCCAATGCCACGGCTCGTACACGATGCCGTGCGGGTTGTCGCGCGGATAGCTCATGGCGAAACCGTATCCACCGGCATTCGCCCGCAGCCACGCGAAAGCCGGGGTTTTTTCGAACGATTCCTCCGCTGGCGGTTCACCGGGCGTGCCGATGTCGAGCGCGGTGCCGGCATGGTGTTCGCTGAAACCGGGCGCGGCGTTCACCGCGAGGATCTCGTCGACGGCCTCCCCGCGCGCGAGCTTGCGTTCGAAGATGCCGAGTTGGTAGTCGTGGCTGCGGTAGCCGGAAATCGCCTCGAGCACCACGTCGTCGCGCAACGCGGCTTCGCGCAGGTGCGTCCATGCGCGCATGGACGGTGCGAGCAGCCACAGCGGGCGGCGCCAGCGGTCGAAGCCGGCGAAGGCCAGCCATTCGGGTTCCGGCACGAGCGCGAGTCCGCTGCGTTGCGCGTATGCATCGGCATCGAGGCCGAGCGAGTCCAGGCGTTCGTACAGGCGCGACAGCGGCAGGGTGGCGACGTCGTGCCCGATGCCGGCGCGCCGTTCCTCGCCGTGCACGCGCGAAGCATCGAGCGCATCCAGTGCGGCGTCGAGCCCGGGCTCGGACTTGAGGCGGGGCACCAACGGCATGAGTCCATCGCGTGAATCCGCGGCGAGGTAGCGGCCGTCGCGCTTGCGCCGCAGCACGGTGTCCGCGCGCGACAGCACGCGTGCATCGTGGTTGCTGCGCGCGCGCAGCAGCGACGCCGGCCAGAGTTCGATCTCGGGCGTATTGACCAGCCGCGATGCGGGGCGCCTGCGCATGCGCGCAGCTTAGCGCGTCGGCGAAGCCAGTTCGCGCAGGCGTTCCAGCAATCGTTGCGGGTCGCGCGGCTGCAGCAGCAGGTCGAAGCCGCGCGTGGTCGGCAGCCACAGCAGGCGTTCGCCGTCGCTGGCCGCGACGAAGGCCTTGTGCCAGTTGCGCAGGCGGAACCAGCCGCTGCGGAAGCCGGGCAGGGCATAGCCGTTGCTTTTCAGCAACGGGCGCAATTCCGGATGTTCGTCGAGGCGCACGACGCGCGCAGCATCGAGCTTCATGTCCGGGAATGCGATGCGCTGCTTGTAGAACGTGGTGGCGACTTCGATGCCGCCGGCATCGAGCAGCAGGCGATGGCGTTTCAGCATCCGGTCGAGGAACAG
This genomic window contains:
- a CDS encoding PH domain-containing protein is translated as MRKDSGNDSALQLVPASSRSRAYLFAITIGAPVLVTMVGVAMGHALTGESWWGIGNRGADALIATLVVALVTGAIALFLDRMLKRHRLLLDAGGIEVATTFYKQRIAFPDMKLDAARVVRLDEHPELRPLLKSNGYALPGFRSGWFRLRNWHKAFVAASDGERLLWLPTTRGFDLLLQPRDPQRLLERLRELASPTR
- a CDS encoding M15 family metallopeptidase produces the protein MRRRPASRLVNTPEIELWPASLLRARSNHDARVLSRADTVLRRKRDGRYLAADSRDGLMPLVPRLKSEPGLDAALDALDASRVHGEERRAGIGHDVATLPLSRLYERLDSLGLDADAYAQRSGLALVPEPEWLAFAGFDRWRRPLWLLAPSMRAWTHLREAALRDDVVLEAISGYRSHDYQLGIFERKLARGEAVDEILAVNAAPGFSEHHAGTALDIGTPGEPPAEESFEKTPAFAWLRANAGGYGFAMSYPRDNPHGIVYEPWHWHHTV